One genomic segment of Aliarcobacter cibarius includes these proteins:
- a CDS encoding sensor domain-containing diguanylate cyclase: MRTRKTILFFILFLIAIETIFYLSIEHFNKVKIEKIKNSQIEKLSSELNIILNFNQKFATMIVDEILYQEKIKNLLKNLNSANETVKNRTRNELLNNLYSTYNRLVQHDFRQLHFHDKYGNSFLRFHSPQNYGDNLLEVRATVKKANETKKPQFGFEEGKVQNGFRNVFPIIIDNEFYGTVELSNSFNAMHHFLHKTYPYEYKLIISKDYVNKRAFKQIAERYYIGSSVSDKFYEEKIKECEIEAIDKKTVSLIDAKIKENFSQKLDSFEAFVEDFKIKNEWYLVTFLPIFDFDQSINTYVLSYSKNSIINDTKQEGFSLFITLNLILSLLIILYILRVNYIQKNIFIKKAYTDTLTKLFNRSKFNVDLDKIIKEKRFCEYSVIMYDIDFFKKVNDTYGHDIGDIVLQEFSDVTKKAIRTTDLVYRWGGEEFIAIIESNSKENLILVAEKMRVDVENFNFTKIGKLTSSFGIAIPKKDDTKDSLLKRADDNLYKAKQTGRNKVVI; the protein is encoded by the coding sequence ATGAGAACAAGAAAAACTATACTCTTTTTCATACTATTTTTAATAGCTATTGAGACTATTTTCTACCTTTCAATAGAGCATTTTAATAAAGTTAAAATAGAAAAAATTAAAAACTCTCAAATTGAAAAATTAAGTAGTGAATTAAATATTATTTTAAATTTTAATCAAAAATTTGCAACTATGATTGTTGATGAAATTTTGTATCAAGAAAAAATAAAAAATCTATTAAAAAATTTAAATAGTGCTAATGAAACTGTTAAAAATAGAACTAGAAATGAACTTTTAAACAATCTTTACTCTACATACAATAGATTAGTGCAACACGATTTTAGACAACTTCATTTTCATGATAAATATGGAAATAGTTTTTTAAGATTTCATTCACCACAAAATTATGGAGATAATCTTTTAGAGGTTAGAGCAACTGTAAAAAAAGCCAATGAGACAAAAAAACCACAATTTGGTTTTGAAGAGGGAAAGGTTCAAAATGGATTTAGAAATGTATTTCCAATTATAATTGATAATGAGTTTTATGGAACAGTTGAACTCTCTAACTCATTTAATGCTATGCATCACTTTTTACATAAAACTTATCCTTATGAGTATAAATTAATTATTTCAAAAGATTATGTAAACAAAAGAGCTTTTAAACAAATAGCTGAACGCTACTATATTGGTTCATCTGTAAGCGATAAGTTTTATGAAGAGAAGATTAAAGAGTGCGAAATTGAAGCTATTGATAAAAAAACAGTATCTTTAATTGATGCAAAAATTAAAGAAAATTTCTCACAAAAACTTGATTCCTTTGAAGCTTTTGTAGAAGATTTTAAGATTAAAAATGAGTGGTATTTAGTAACTTTTTTACCTATATTTGATTTTGATCAAAGTATAAATACTTATGTATTATCTTACTCAAAAAATAGTATTATCAATGATACAAAACAAGAAGGTTTTTCTCTTTTTATAACTCTAAATTTAATACTATCTTTGCTTATCATTTTATATATTTTAAGAGTGAATTATATACAGAAGAATATTTTTATCAAAAAAGCTTATACAGATACACTTACAAAACTTTTTAATAGAAGTAAATTTAATGTTGATTTAGACAAGATAATAAAAGAGAAAAGATTTTGTGAATATAGCGTTATTATGTATGATATTGATTTCTTTAAAAAAGTAAATGATACTTATGGGCATGATATTGGAGATATAGTTTTACAAGAGTTTTCAGATGTTACAAAAAAAGCAATAAGAACTACAGATTTAGTATATAGATGGGGTGGTGAAGAGTTTATTGCAATAATAGAATCAAACTCTAAAGAGAATTTAATTCTTGTTGCTGAAAAAATGAGAGTTGATGTTGAAAACTTCAATTTTACAAAAATAGGAAAGCTTACAAGTAGTTTTGG